A window of the Gossypium hirsutum isolate 1008001.06 chromosome A03, Gossypium_hirsutum_v2.1, whole genome shotgun sequence genome harbors these coding sequences:
- the LOC107886462 gene encoding REF/SRPP-like protein At1g67360: MKLENRPLWHCDILRSDINRWISSNIPYEFIYKINKIALVLHRRLRSFIFSQKSEAKNTCIKQMATMEKGLEFENKNLGLKHLNFVRVATIHALVCVSNLYDYSKQNSGPLRSTVDAVEHAVTTAVGPAYGKFKDVPDHFLGFLDNKVDEVSHKFDEHAPAPAKQVVNLAHDLVQKATQKAQKLVEEARTNGARGALHYAAAEYKNLVLVSSTKLWVKLNSNLTFNSVTEKVVPKAANLCEKYNSWLKEKSGKGYPVVGYLPSIPVDAFGKAVKEAEGKEKANADDHKSESDSD; this comes from the exons atgaaattggAAAACCGCCCGCTCTGGCATTGTGATATCCTTAGATCCGATATAAACCGTTGGATCTCATCTAACATCCCATATGAATtcatctataaaataaataaaattgcaCTTGTTTTACACCGTAGATTACGATCGTTTATTTTCTCTCAAAAAAGTGAAGCAAAGAATACTTGCATCAAACAGATGGCAACCATGGAGAAG gggttaGAGTTTGAGAACAAGAATTTAGGCCTCAAGCACCTAAACTTCGTCAGGGTGGCTACAATCCACGCCTTGGTTTGCGTCTCGAACCTTTACGATTACTCTAAACAGAACTCGGGGCCGTTGAGATCCACCGTTGACGCCGTCGAGCATGCCGTTACCACTGCCGTCGGTCCCGCCTACGGGAAATTTAAGGATGTTCCTGATCATTTTCTTGGATTTCTTGATAACAAG GTAGATGAGGTTTCACACAAATTTGACGAGCATGCTCCAGCACCAGCCAAGCAAGTGGTTAACCTGGCCCACGATTTGGTCCAAAAGGCAACCCAAAAGGCTCAGAAACTAGTAGAGGAGGCTCGAACCAATGGAGCACGAGGGGCTTTGCACTACGCTGCAGCTGAGTACAAGAACTTGGTGTTGGTAAGCTCGACCAAGTTGTGGGTTAAACTGAACAGCAACTTGACTTTCAACTCAGTGACAGAAAAGGTTGTTCCCAAAGCAGCTAATTTGTGTGAGAAATACAACAGTTGGTTAAAGGAGAAGAGCGGAAAAGGTTATCCTGTGGTTGGGTATTTACCATCGATTCCCGTTGATGCCTTTGGGAAGGCTGTTAAGGAAGCtgaaggaaaagagaaagcaaatgCGGATGATCATAAATCTGAATCAGATTCAGATTAG